From the Lathyrus oleraceus cultivar Zhongwan6 chromosome 4, CAAS_Psat_ZW6_1.0, whole genome shotgun sequence genome, one window contains:
- the LOC127135914 gene encoding uncharacterized protein LOC127135914, whose translation MAGEQHSDHSRPLVDHDMDDGPPSHETGARDGHPSTPSPEPRNNGDASHAHNLGAETFHPIPVPVEGDAVMIAMVNALNQAGSMLHQQHERIMALEAERQEARPQPVSRMQQRSEPTKKRGRRSPEPHVSRARARRDGGRAGTSPRRGRSPDNNELSPLRSDEEDLHCPLSRAIMEAPLPKGMEKPPNLAVYDGTTNPDDHVDNVNAMLDYRNDITGHLKCRLFSTTLRKGAMAWYKSLAPESITSWRVMRSMFTRHFTASRRHPKTEATLEAIVQKKNETLRSYIERFNQEAVEVDTTEHMKKYLLERGLLPGSELSRAVGIEPPRTLNELLHKAQAYIRYEEKQVAHNARSGRNAGETEHSKREDTSISRRNGDKRREERPRELREGRGPAGRYSEYTLLTAPRERILAECINSEFKQGRVRFPKPSAPKPHTDKSKYCRFHRSHGHVTEDCVHLKDAIEILIQEGHLKQYTRKNEAPRHGEPEKKRPREDTPPDNSPYQVALCVSRPEDFFLPEPLPEGKITALSPWENFPTTLVISGGGTNGESAALSVKRKFDELLLTAPEQKATLTKYRGKSNPISFFLEELPGGSPNSGIPLLIRAKMAQFDVRRILVDQGSSVDIMYVHLFKTLKLDKTNLAPYVGSDLQGFNGATTRPWGYVELLVTFGEQETAREVKIQFLVVDCPSLYNCIFGRPTLAELTAVPSTVHLKMKYYTKLGRVVTIHGDIEAARRCYDAAVKGQAVVSTKSNCNNKKLRTGDPARGINAIDLDCRIGLDETEEGRFPKERSLGHPVRPIPDGEFELIPLGDDPERTVKIGKGLPEETREELVACLKENSDLFAWNAAEMPGLDPEIACHKLALDRAAKPIAQRRRKQSPEKAEAAERAVKDLLEANFISEAQYTTWLSNVVLVKKNNGKWRMCVDYTDLNRACPKDAFPLPNIDMLVDNSAGFKLLSFMDAYSGYNQIPMSPTDKKHTAFMTPTGNYYYNVMPFGLKNAGATYQRMMNKVFKDEIGDMLEVYMDDMIVKSHEETTHARHLAKVFEQARQCKMRFNPEKCTFGVRAGKFLGFYLTERGIEANPDKCRAFSEFPTPKTKKSIQSLNGVLASLSRFIAKSAQHALPFFRLLRKEATFDWTDECEQALLHLKKVLSQPPVLSRPSEQETLYLYLSVATEAVSAVLIRETDEGQKPIYFTSKALQGPELRYQQIEKVALALINTARRLRYYFLAHTIKVRTDQPIKQLLGRPDMAGRMLKWSLELSEFDIQYESRKALKAQALADFVAEMTHCPTPAESAHKWTIFVDGASNTSGSGAGIILENEEGILIEVSLALAFPTSNNQAEYEAFLAGLRLAEDLGAKEVKISTDSQLVASQVRGEYRAKNDNLLEYLSLVKEKLDRFEKWEVQHIPREHNTRADVLSKLASTRKKGGNKSVIQEILPRPSIDKLPPPLEVNAIGDARCWMTPIYNYLTRDELPADPKEATTVKRRACSLGEAKRAWVEELHSVLWAYRTTPHSTTGETPFRLTYGTEAVIPVEIRAPTRRTEEPLDEEMNDETLRAELDLVEEIRSEAALRETTLKQKIALRHDAKVIKREFQVGTLVLRRNQKNPREGKLAANWEGPYRVRDKTSNGAYYLENLQGEQLARPWNAEKLRQYYS comes from the exons ATGGCCGGAGAACAACATAGCGATCACAGCCGTCCCCTCGTCGACCACGATATGGACGACGGCCCGCCATCCCATGAAACGGGCGCTCGGGACGGTCATCCATCCACCCCGTCTCCAGAGCCCCGAAACAACGGGGATGCCTCTCACGCCCACAATTTAGGGGCAGAGACATTTCATCCCATTCCCGTTCCCGTTGAAGGAGACGCCGTAATGATTGCCATGGTGAATGCCCTCAATCAGGCCGGTTCTATGCTCCACCAGCAACACGAACGAATCATGGCCCTCGAAGCCGAACGACAAGAGGCCCGACCCCAGCCGGTGAGTAGGATGCAACAACGTTCGGAGCCAACGAAGAAGCGAGGACGTCGCTCTCCAGAACCCCACGTCAGCAGGGCCCGCGCCCGTCGTGACGGTGGTCGAGCGGGAACATCACCAAGGCGCGGACGCAGCCCCGACAACAACGAACTGTCTCCCTTAAGGAGCGACGAGGAAGATTTGCATTGCCCCCTGTCTCGGGCAATAATGGAAGCCCCGCTCCCCAAAGGCATGGAGAAACCACCAAATCTAGCTGTGTACGACGGGACTACAAATCCCGACGATCACGTCGACAACGTCAACGCGATGCTCGACTACCGCAATGATATAACCGGGCACCTCAAATGCCGACTGTTCTCAACGACCCTCAGGAAAGGGGCCATGGCTTGGTATAAAAGCTTGGCCCCTGAGTCCATTACGTCATGGAGAGTCATGAGGTCCATGTTCACCAGGCACTTTACAGCTTCCCGTCGTCACCCCAAGACTGAGGCGACCCTTGAAGCCATAGtgcagaagaagaatgaaacACTGCGCTCATACATCGAGCGATTCAACCAGGAAGCTGTCGAGGTAGATACCACCGAGCACATGAAGAAGTATCTCCTCGAGAGAGGTCTCTTGCCCGGCAGTGAACTTAGCAGAGCCGTAGGGATCGAGCCTCCCCGCACCTTAAACGAGCTCCTGCATAAAGCCCAGGCCTACATCAGATACGAGGAAAAGCAGGTGGCACACAATGCCCGCAGCGGACGTAACGCTGGGGAGACCGAGCACTCGAAACGCGAGGACACGAGCATTTCCCGTCGCAACGGAGACAAACGAAGAGAAGAAAGACCTCGCGAGCTCCGGGAAGGAAGAGGCCCCGCGGGCAGATATAGCGAGTACACCTTACTGACAGCTCCTCGAGAGCGTATCCTCGCAGAATGTATCAACTCTGAATTTAAGCAGGGCAGGGTCAGGTTCCCAAAACCGTCTGCACCAAAGCCCCACACCGACAAATCAAAGTACTGCCGGTTCCACAGAAGTCACGGGCACGTGACCGAAGACTGCGTCCACCTGAAGGATGCGATAGAAATTTTAATCCAAGAGGGGCACCTGAAGCAGTATACGAGGAAGAACGAAGCTCCCAGACACGGCGAGCCAGAGAAGAAGAGACCCCGGGAAGACACGCCCCCTGACAACTCTCCCTATCAAGTGGCCCTCTGCGTGTCACGACCGGAAGATTTCTTCCTCCCCGAACCATTGCCCGAGGGCAAGATCACTGCACTTAGCCCCTGGGAAAACTTCCCTACCACACTGGTGATATCAGGAGGAGGAACTAACGGGGAATCCGCGGCCCTCTCCGTCAAACGTAAGTTCGACGAACTCCTACTGACTGCCCCCGAGCAGAAAGCGACATTGACAAAATACCGGGGAAAATCCAACCCAATATCCTTCTTCCTGGAGGAACTCCCGGGCGGATCCCCGAACTCGGGCATCCCACTATTGATAAGGGCAAAGATGGCCCAATTCGACGTACGACGCATCCTGGTCGACCAAGGCAGCTCAGTGGATATCATGTACGTCCACCTCTTCAAGACTCTGAAGCTAGACAAGACCAACCTAGCCCCCTACGTCGGATCAGATCTCCAAGGATTCAACGGAGCAACAACCAGACCGTGGGGATATGTTGAGCTCCTCGTCACCTTCGGCGAACAGGAAACGGCCAGGGAAGTCAAAATCCAATTCCTGGTCGTAGACTGTCCGTCTCTCTACAATTGCATCTTTGGACGCCCGACACTGGCCGAACTCACCGCGGTCCCATCCACCGTCCACCTAAAGATGAAATACTACACCAAATTGGGACGTGTGGTCACCATCCATGGTGACATCGAAGCAGCCCGGCGATGCTACGACGCCGCAGTAAAAGGACAGGCCGTAGTCAGCACGAAGAGCAACTGCAACAACAAAAAACTCAGGACCGGGGATCCTGCCCGAGGAATCAACGCCATCGACCTCGACTGTCGCATCGGGCTGGACGAGACCGAAGAGGGGAGGTTCCCCAAGGAACGCTCTCTCGGACACCCGGTCCGACCAATCCCCGACGGAGAGTTCGAACTCATTCCTCTTGGGGACGATCCGGAAAGGACGGTGAAGATAGGTAAAGGACTACCCGAGGAAACAAGAGAAGAGCTAGTAGCATGCCTCAAAGAGAACTCGGACCTCTTCGCGTGGAATGCCGCAGAAATGCCCGGGCTGGACCCCGAGATCGCGTGTCATAAGCTAGCTTTAGACCGGGCAGCCAAGCCCATAGCACAGCGTAGACGCAAGCAATCGCCCGAAAAGGCAGAAGCTGCCGAGCGAGCTGTAAAAGACCTCTTAGAGGCAAATTTTATTTCTGAAGCCCAGTACACAACCTGGCTCTCTAATGTAGTCCTCgttaagaaaaataatggaaaatggcgcatgtgtgttgattatactgATCTTAATAGGGCTTGCCCGAAAGATGCTTTCCCCCTCCCTAATATAGACATGCTCGTTGACAACTCTGCAGGTTTTAAACTCTTGTCCTTCATGGACGCATATAGTGGATACAACCAGATCCCTATGTCGCCCACAGACAAGAAACACACAGCGTTCATGACCCCAACGGGCAATTACTATTACAACGTGATGCCGTTCGGGCTCAAGAACGCTGGCGCTACATACCAACGCATGATGAACAAAGTCTTCAAGGACGAAATAGGGGACATGCTCGAAGTATACATGGACGACATGATCGTCAAATCACACGAGGAGACAACCCATGCTCGACACCTCGCGAAGGTATTCGAGCAGGCGAGACAGTGTAAAATGAGGTTCAACCCCGAAAAATGCACGTTCGGAGTCCGGGCAGGCAAGTTCCTCGGTTTCTATCTCACCGAAAGAGGGATAGAGGCCAACCCCGACAAATGCCGGGCATTCTCGGAGTTTCCGACCCCGAAAACCAAAAAATCGATCCAGTCACTCAATGGAGTGCTCGCCTCACTCTCCCGTTTCATCGCCAAGTCCGCCCAGCACGCATTGCCATTCTTCAGACTCCTTCGCAAAGAGGCTACCTTCGACTGGACCGACGAATGCGAGCAAGCGTTACTCCATCTAAAGAAGGTTCTGTCCCAACCCCCGGTCTTATCACGGCCATCAGAACAGGAAACCCTATACTTATACCTATCCGTGGCAACCGAGGCCGTCAGCGCCGTTCTAATAAGAGAAACCGACGAAGGACAAAAACCCATCTATTTTACGAGTAAAGCACTCCAAGGCCCCGAGCTCCGATATCAGCAAATCGAAAAGGTCGCCCTGGCCCTCATCAACACAGCGAGGAGACTACGATATTACTTCCTCGCACACACGATAAAGGTGAGGACCGACCAGCCAATCAAACAGCTGCTCGGGCGCCCGGATATGGCCGGGAGGATGCTCAAATGGTCACTGGAACTCTCCGAATTCGACATACAATACGAAAGTAGGAAAGCCTTGAAAGCTCAGGCACTGGCCGACTTCGTCGCGGAGATGACCCACTGCCCGACTCCAGCAGAAAGCGCCCACAAATGGACGATCTTCGTCGATGGCGCCTCTAACACATCAGGCAGCGGGGCCGGGATCATCCTCGAAAATGAAGAAGGGATCCTGATAGAGGTATCATTAGCGCTAGCGTTCCCAACATCAAACAAccaagccgaatacgaagccttCCTCGCAGGCCTGAGGTTAGCCGAGGACCTGGGAGCAAAAGAGGTAAAAATATCCACCGACTCCCAGCTCGTGGCCTCACAAGTGCGAGGAGAATACCGAGCCAAGAACGACAACCTCCTCGAGTACTTGTCCCTCGTCAAAGAAAAACTTGATAGATTTGAAAAATGGGAAGTTCAACACATACCCCGCGAGCACAACACACGGGCAGACGTTCTCTCGAAACTAGCCAGCACGAGGAAAAAGGGTGGGAATAAATCAGTAATCCAAGAAATTCTCCCTCGGCCCAGCATCGACAAACTACCGCCTCCACTCGAGGTCAACGCTATTGGAGATGCCCGCTGTTGGATGACACCCATCTACAATTACCTCACACGAGACGAACTCCCGGCTGACCCGAAAGAGGCGACCACTGTCAAACGACGCGCATGCTC ACTCGGTGAGGCAAAGAGGGCATGGGTCGAGGAGCTACATAGCGTGCTATGGGCCTACCGCACGACACCACATTCTACCACCGGGGAAACCCCGTTCCGACTAACTTACGGCACCGAGGCAGTCATCCCGGTGGAGATACGGGCGCCAACGAGGAGGACGGAGGAGCCCCTAGACGAGGAAATGAACGATGAAACCCTCAGAGCCGAGCTCGACCTAGTCGAGGAGATACGTTCCGAAGCAGCTCTCAGGGAAACAACCCTCAAACAAAAAATAGCACTACGCCATGACGCGAAAGTCATAAAAAGAGAGTTCCAGGTCGGCACCCTGGTCCTCAGAAGAAACCAGAAAAACCCGAGAGAGGGCAAACTGGCGGCCAACTGGGAAGGCCCTTACCGCGTCCGCGACAAAACGAGCAACGGGGCCTATTACCTAGAAAACCTACAAGGAGAACAACTCGCTCGACCATGGAACGCAGAAAAACTTAGACAATATTACAGCTAA
- the LOC127138767 gene encoding uncharacterized protein LOC127138767 isoform X2: protein MSGAMPNARDRVLKLANQVGAPDRVPKKKKKTVARPLETAGDAGASPSQAASVIPSSPPRSNPINIPDSSPSPAASPLHKRKRPAGALTRSSPGSSNGPGSYLLPPCYVERSFFKAEESIAVPAPEAKAILDQDVAARRKDLARDIAAVIRVMETAMVLTDTSVSTASLEDALLQVRTEKERLSKDLSDYKEEHQLQEGLSQKLEEVEKERDQLKAAKASLEEQVVDHQKLTEDNAGLRAQVESLEGKVRPLADETEEERALGSRGELLGHIRTLNQDLVACFKEGFDNAVEQLGLLNPELVTVGSAYNCCVRDGEIICPFEAEEELGGEEEEEDEEVLRAES from the exons ATGTCAG GTGCCATGCCCAATGCTCGTGATCGGGTGCTGAAGCTAGCGAATCAGGTCGGCGCTCCTGACCGGGtgcccaagaagaagaagaaaactgtGGCCCGTCCCTTGGAGACTGCTGGCGATGCCGGGGCTAGTCCCTCGCAGGCGGCGAGCGTGATTCCTTCCTCTCCTCCTCGATCTAACCCGATCAACATTCCTGATAGCAGTCCGTCGCCAGCGGCTTCTCCCCTCCATAAACGGAAGCGTCCGGCTGGGGCCCTTACCAGGTCGTCTCCAGGAAGTTCGAATGGACCGGGCAGCTATCTTCTACCTCCCTGCTATGTGGAACGGTCGTTCTTCAAGGCCGAGGAGTCGATTGCTGTGCCTGCGCCTGAGGCCAAGGCTATTCTGGACCAGGATGTTGCTGCCCGGAGGAAAGATCTGGCCAGGGATATTGCTGCTGTCATCCGGGTGATGGAGACGGCCATGGTTTTGACCGACACTTCGGTCTCCACCGCCTCGCTGGAGGATGCCCTTTTGCAGGTTCGGACGGAGAAGGAAAGACTATCTAAAGATCTGTCGGACTACAAAGAAGAGCATCAGCTGCAGGAAGGGCTGAGCCAGAAGCTGGAGGAGGTGGAAAAGGAGAGGGACCAGTTGAAGGCTGCTAAGGCGAGCTTGGAAGAGCAGGTGGTCGACCATCAGAAGCTGACCGAGGACAACGCTGGCCTACGGGCTCAGGTTGAGTCTCTCGAGGGAAAGGTCCGTCCTCTGGCAGATGAGACCGAGGAGGAACGCGCCCTTGGTTCGCGCGGTGAGCTGCTAGGGCATATTCGGACTCTCAACCAAGATCTCGTGGCCTGCTTCAAAGAGGGTTTCGACAATGCTGTCGAGCAGCTCGGGCTTCTGAACCCTGAGTTGGTGACAGTAGGGTCGGCCTATAACTGCTGCGTCCGGGATGGTGAGATTATCTGCCCGTTTGAAGCGGAGGAGGAGCtggggggagaagaagaagaagaggatgaagaggtgctccgagcggagtcttag
- the LOC127138767 gene encoding uncharacterized protein LOC127138767 isoform X1, with translation MYEFAFREAGIRLPFNSFQMSVFKWLRLAPSQLHPNALAFMRAFELVCQFLGIGCTRALFFHVFHLQRSGSRGRHSWVSFKQPVRLFKTYEDSVRHFKNRWYVVMPITRAALHSLYYYQRKPNGEETLMSKIPLRWQRDHFDLSTAHYRVKYAMLGEEDRLAYKKLVDYVQSFSLGFWANRQGVPYLDEAGELITEARYINTKALLECDTEEEALALLSAMPNARDRVLKLANQVGAPDRVPKKKKKTVARPLETAGDAGASPSQAASVIPSSPPRSNPINIPDSSPSPAASPLHKRKRPAGALTRSSPGSSNGPGSYLLPPCYVERSFFKAEESIAVPAPEAKAILDQDVAARRKDLARDIAAVIRVMETAMVLTDTSVSTASLEDALLQVRTEKERLSKDLSDYKEEHQLQEGLSQKLEEVEKERDQLKAAKASLEEQVVDHQKLTEDNAGLRAQVESLEGKVRPLADETEEERALGSRGELLGHIRTLNQDLVACFKEGFDNAVEQLGLLNPELVTVGSAYNCCVRDGEIICPFEAEEELGGEEEEEDEEVLRAES, from the exons ATGTATGAATTTGCTTTCCGTGAGGCGGGGATTAGACTGCCCTTCAACTCCTTCCAGATGTCGGTCTTCAAGTGGCTCCGGCTGGCGCCGTCCCAACTACATCCTAATGCTCTCGCATTTATGCGGGCATTCGAGTTAGTTTGCCAGTTCCTCGGCATTGGTTGCACCCGGGCTCTCTTCTTCCACGTTTTCCATCTCCAGAGGTCCGGTTCCCGTGGTCGCCACAGTTGGGTTTCTTTCAAGCAGCCCGTGCGTCTGTTCAAGACGTACGAGGATTCTGTTCGCCATTTCAAAAACCGGTGGTACGTGGTGATGCCGATTACCCGGGCTGCCCTTCACTCTCTATACTACTATCAGCGGAAACCCAATGGGGAGGAGACGCTGATGTCGAAGATACCGCTGAGGTGGCAGCGTGATCATTTCGATCTCTCCACGGCGCATTACCGAGTCAAGTATGCGATGCTCGGCGAGGAGGATAGGCTCGCGTACAAGAAGCTGGTCGATTACGTGCAGAGCTTCAGCTTGGGGTTCTGGGCGAATCGACAGGGCGTGCCCTACCTGGATGAGGCCGGGGAACTAATCACCGAGGCGCGTTATATCAATACGAAGGCTCTGCTCGAGTGTGATACCGAGGAGGAAGCTCTGGCGTTATTGA GTGCCATGCCCAATGCTCGTGATCGGGTGCTGAAGCTAGCGAATCAGGTCGGCGCTCCTGACCGGGtgcccaagaagaagaagaaaactgtGGCCCGTCCCTTGGAGACTGCTGGCGATGCCGGGGCTAGTCCCTCGCAGGCGGCGAGCGTGATTCCTTCCTCTCCTCCTCGATCTAACCCGATCAACATTCCTGATAGCAGTCCGTCGCCAGCGGCTTCTCCCCTCCATAAACGGAAGCGTCCGGCTGGGGCCCTTACCAGGTCGTCTCCAGGAAGTTCGAATGGACCGGGCAGCTATCTTCTACCTCCCTGCTATGTGGAACGGTCGTTCTTCAAGGCCGAGGAGTCGATTGCTGTGCCTGCGCCTGAGGCCAAGGCTATTCTGGACCAGGATGTTGCTGCCCGGAGGAAAGATCTGGCCAGGGATATTGCTGCTGTCATCCGGGTGATGGAGACGGCCATGGTTTTGACCGACACTTCGGTCTCCACCGCCTCGCTGGAGGATGCCCTTTTGCAGGTTCGGACGGAGAAGGAAAGACTATCTAAAGATCTGTCGGACTACAAAGAAGAGCATCAGCTGCAGGAAGGGCTGAGCCAGAAGCTGGAGGAGGTGGAAAAGGAGAGGGACCAGTTGAAGGCTGCTAAGGCGAGCTTGGAAGAGCAGGTGGTCGACCATCAGAAGCTGACCGAGGACAACGCTGGCCTACGGGCTCAGGTTGAGTCTCTCGAGGGAAAGGTCCGTCCTCTGGCAGATGAGACCGAGGAGGAACGCGCCCTTGGTTCGCGCGGTGAGCTGCTAGGGCATATTCGGACTCTCAACCAAGATCTCGTGGCCTGCTTCAAAGAGGGTTTCGACAATGCTGTCGAGCAGCTCGGGCTTCTGAACCCTGAGTTGGTGACAGTAGGGTCGGCCTATAACTGCTGCGTCCGGGATGGTGAGATTATCTGCCCGTTTGAAGCGGAGGAGGAGCtggggggagaagaagaagaagaggatgaagaggtgctccgagcggagtcttag